In the Adlercreutzia equolifaciens DSM 19450 genome, one interval contains:
- a CDS encoding BTAD domain-containing putative transcriptional regulator: MTRFIQQSACEGRRPHGVVPDRLRSRPRLLSRLLEDRGALRLIVAPPGFGKATLAFEYASVMFQFEHVFWLRGSSPCFLRDLDAGVLAEAVLEADEHAALMVVTDLPLLTDDRAEAFAEVVERLADANCEVIATTTRADAPMELFGRRVVIGAAEMLVAREDLEEEPEGVTDRRPLGLAERIAALRWGSATPIQLVLGASRAGCTPEEELALWAMTVLGRGTIDDVRALLGARRAEKAWDALAARCPLVGISAGEESFAALSVSLGEVRDHGRARLQALAETCGFAGREEAMEVLAERLMERGECGRAVSAMTLLARRRAHGRWLAANGWAALWGGAAVEVCELYDSATRTQMAARADINAMIAWAWAQRGDRARAVQFAQRSLVSERSTPRTVLSAALAAWEVGNAATRRAMEETVASCLAELDGAGGVEREDGLAELVVVAHGVLALGRGDDVLAVWASRVGEALDWGSGSRIDVERRLLGAAAALEGLEATGALGAGADTAIAGRPELVRLVACSHRALDALVERGWSLGFGAYRAAAALERAGEVLEGLGLPRLSAPVAAALFAAHVEKGAARSRREKSSGAPVVEDPERGRSLPVPSAPRTAMAVAPEVSVEPLRLKLFGTMEVALGRRDITYQFEGRPKTRLLLALLALHRGRELGRDQIVSMLWPAADKRTGAKSFYRVWGDLRSLLSQQGSCPYLIRSRYGCRLDPDLFESDLDEFEELIRCLLFGPADDMAWERAIATIQGSFGSVLLPTERKCEAIVVFRDRLDAEFVDGLVAASRRLLVRGELQGALWLAREAFQRDAGREDAAAALMRAQMATDQRSAAVQTFFACRDRLSRTLGLDPSPALAALYRQLLEGELSFA, translated from the coding sequence ATGACCCGTTTCATCCAGCAGAGCGCTTGCGAGGGGAGGCGCCCCCACGGAGTGGTTCCCGACCGTCTGAGGAGCCGACCGCGCCTTCTGTCGCGGCTCCTCGAGGATCGCGGTGCCCTGCGTCTTATCGTTGCGCCGCCCGGGTTCGGGAAGGCGACGCTCGCATTTGAGTACGCATCTGTGATGTTCCAGTTCGAGCACGTATTCTGGCTGCGCGGCTCGTCGCCCTGCTTTTTGCGGGATTTGGATGCGGGGGTGCTGGCCGAGGCGGTGCTTGAAGCCGACGAGCACGCCGCGCTGATGGTGGTGACCGATCTTCCGCTCCTTACCGATGATCGCGCCGAGGCCTTTGCGGAGGTTGTGGAGCGCTTGGCGGATGCGAACTGCGAGGTGATCGCCACGACAACGCGGGCCGATGCGCCGATGGAGCTGTTCGGCAGGCGCGTCGTCATCGGGGCCGCGGAGATGCTGGTAGCGCGGGAGGATTTGGAGGAGGAGCCCGAAGGGGTGACGGATCGGCGCCCCTTAGGGTTGGCCGAGCGCATTGCCGCCCTGCGATGGGGGTCTGCGACGCCGATCCAGCTGGTACTCGGCGCGAGCCGGGCGGGATGCACTCCGGAAGAGGAGCTTGCCCTGTGGGCCATGACGGTGCTCGGAAGGGGCACGATAGACGACGTGCGCGCGCTGCTCGGGGCGCGCCGGGCCGAGAAGGCCTGGGATGCTCTCGCCGCGCGTTGCCCTCTTGTGGGCATTTCCGCTGGCGAAGAGAGCTTCGCCGCGCTTTCCGTGTCCCTTGGGGAGGTGAGGGATCACGGGCGGGCGCGTCTTCAGGCGCTCGCCGAGACCTGCGGGTTCGCCGGTAGGGAGGAGGCGATGGAAGTTTTGGCGGAGCGCTTGATGGAGCGTGGGGAATGCGGGCGCGCCGTGAGCGCGATGACGCTGCTGGCGCGCCGGCGGGCCCACGGCCGGTGGCTGGCGGCGAACGGCTGGGCGGCCCTGTGGGGCGGCGCGGCCGTCGAGGTGTGCGAGCTCTACGACTCGGCGACCCGCACCCAAATGGCAGCCCGTGCGGACATCAACGCCATGATCGCCTGGGCCTGGGCGCAGCGGGGCGATCGCGCGCGGGCCGTTCAGTTCGCCCAGCGCAGCCTTGTCTCGGAGAGGAGCACGCCGCGAACGGTCCTCTCCGCGGCATTGGCGGCCTGGGAGGTGGGCAACGCGGCTACGCGCCGGGCCATGGAGGAGACGGTCGCCTCCTGTCTGGCTGAACTGGATGGCGCCGGGGGAGTCGAGCGCGAGGACGGTCTGGCCGAGCTGGTCGTGGTGGCGCATGGAGTACTGGCGCTGGGCCGCGGCGACGACGTTCTGGCGGTCTGGGCGTCCCGGGTCGGCGAAGCGCTGGACTGGGGAAGCGGCTCGCGCATCGACGTGGAGCGCCGGCTGCTCGGCGCCGCGGCGGCGCTGGAGGGCCTGGAGGCGACCGGGGCGCTGGGCGCCGGCGCCGATACGGCCATTGCCGGCCGACCCGAGCTGGTGCGGCTCGTCGCTTGCAGCCATCGCGCCCTGGACGCGCTGGTGGAGCGCGGCTGGAGCCTCGGCTTCGGAGCCTACCGGGCGGCCGCCGCCCTGGAGCGGGCGGGGGAGGTGCTCGAGGGCCTCGGCCTGCCGCGGCTGTCCGCTCCTGTGGCCGCCGCATTATTTGCGGCCCATGTCGAGAAGGGGGCGGCCCGATCGCGTCGCGAGAAGTCTTCTGGAGCTCCTGTCGTCGAGGATCCCGAGCGCGGGCGCAGTTTGCCGGTGCCCAGCGCGCCCCGGACGGCGATGGCCGTCGCGCCCGAGGTGTCCGTGGAGCCGCTGCGCCTGAAGTTGTTCGGCACCATGGAAGTCGCTTTGGGGCGGCGCGACATCACCTATCAGTTCGAGGGCCGCCCGAAGACCCGTCTTCTGCTGGCGCTGCTCGCCCTGCACCGCGGGCGCGAGCTGGGACGCGACCAGATCGTCTCCATGTTGTGGCCCGCCGCCGACAAGCGCACGGGGGCGAAGAGCTTCTACCGCGTGTGGGGAGATCTGCGATCCCTCCTTTCCCAGCAGGGGTCGTGCCCCTACCTCATCCGCAGCCGCTATGGCTGCCGGCTCGATCCCGATTTGTTCGAGAGCGACCTAGACGAGTTCGAGGAGCTGATTCGCTGCCTGCTGTTCGGCCCTGCCGACGATATGGCCTGGGAGAGGGCCATAGCCACGATCCAAGGCTCCTTCGGCAGCGTGCTTCTGCCCACCGAGCGCAAGTGCGAGGCCATCGTCGTCTTCCGCGATCGCCTCGACGCGGAGTTCGTGGACGGCCTGGTGGCGGCTTCGCGGCGTCTTCTTGTCCGGGGGGAGCTCCAGGGGGCGCTGTGGCTCGCTCGGGAGGCCTTTCAGCGCGATGCGGGGCGCGAGGACGCGGCGGCGGCTCTCATGCGCGCGCAGATGGCCACCGATCAGCGCTCGGCCGCCGTACAGACGTTCTTCGCCTGCCGCGACCGCTTGTCGCGAACGCTGGGACTCGATCCCTCGCCGGCGCTGGCCGCGCTCTACCGGCAGCTGTTGGAAGGCGAGTTGTCTTTCGCCTAG
- the rsfS gene encoding ribosome silencing factor: MTDAVERQAAFSRECALIAAKAADEKKATDIMVQEVRDLIGVTDYFVIATAANSRQVDAIIDEIEDKLREEASIKPTHREMSADGSWSLLDYGNIVVHVFMPETREYYRLEALWNDAPVIDLAAEAGLENLQYSDRIAKLLGREAAQGDEA, from the coding sequence ATGACCGATGCTGTAGAGCGGCAGGCCGCCTTCTCGCGCGAGTGCGCGCTCATCGCCGCCAAGGCCGCCGACGAGAAGAAGGCCACCGACATCATGGTGCAGGAAGTGCGCGATCTCATCGGCGTGACCGACTACTTCGTTATCGCCACCGCCGCCAATTCCCGCCAGGTGGACGCCATCATCGACGAGATCGAGGACAAGCTGCGCGAGGAGGCGTCCATCAAGCCCACCCACCGCGAGATGTCCGCCGACGGAAGCTGGTCGCTTCTGGATTACGGCAACATCGTCGTGCACGTGTTTATGCCCGAGACCCGCGAGTACTACCGCCTGGAGGCGCTGTGGAACGACGCGCCGGTGATCGACCTGGCCGCTGAGGCGGGACTTGAGAACCTGCAGTACTCCGATCGCATCGCCAAGCTGCTCGGCCGCGAGGCGGCCCAGGGCGACGAGGCTTAA
- the yqeK gene encoding bis(5'-nucleosyl)-tetraphosphatase (symmetrical) YqeK codes for MVDGWRSDAFYEARRDELEKRVGPRRFKHSLGVSETAEKLARVYGADETAARVAGLLHDWDKGYDDPGILARADELGMELDAELVAMPRVLHGLTAAVALGRAFPELPPEVLTAVERHTLGDAGMSDLDMIVYIADALEPGRKGKVVEKLREKIGEIELRELFLEVYAYWVQLIMERRHPIYSKTTEIWNFYMPEQEVYRAEANPDPIPYGRP; via the coding sequence ATGGTGGACGGGTGGCGTAGCGATGCATTCTACGAGGCGCGCCGTGACGAGCTGGAGAAGCGGGTGGGCCCGCGTCGCTTCAAGCACAGCCTCGGCGTGTCCGAGACGGCCGAAAAGCTGGCTCGCGTCTACGGCGCCGACGAGACGGCGGCCCGGGTGGCCGGCCTTCTGCATGACTGGGACAAGGGCTATGACGACCCGGGCATTCTCGCGCGGGCCGACGAGCTGGGGATGGAACTGGACGCCGAGCTTGTCGCCATGCCCCGCGTCCTGCATGGCCTCACCGCCGCCGTGGCCTTGGGGCGCGCCTTCCCGGAGCTGCCGCCCGAGGTGCTCACCGCCGTCGAGCGCCATACGCTGGGCGATGCGGGCATGAGCGACTTGGACATGATCGTCTATATCGCCGATGCGCTGGAGCCGGGGCGCAAGGGCAAGGTCGTGGAAAAGCTGCGCGAGAAGATAGGCGAGATCGAGCTGCGCGAGCTGTTCTTAGAGGTGTACGCCTATTGGGTTCAGCTCATCATGGAGCGCCGCCACCCCATCTATTCCAAGACCACGGAAATTTGGAACTTCTATATGCCCGAGCAGGAAGTCTACCGCGCCGAGGCCAACCCCGACCCCATTCCCTACGGTAGGCCTTAA
- the nadD gene encoding nicotinate-nucleotide adenylyltransferase has product MDGAVDALAQRARAGALARLGIMGGTFDPPHLGHLACAEEALEAANLDAVLFVPTGRPAFKQDRLVTAGEVRLAMVAAAVAGNRAFAVSALEVERPGVTYAVDTLRELREELSGVELVFIVGADAALTLPRWRKSAELAHLAAFAAATRPGFELGEQALRDLREHGFDVRPFAVPGLDISSSALRRRVYAGRTIRYLVPEAVRKIIEEESLYRRETDGGRVA; this is encoded by the coding sequence ATGGACGGCGCCGTGGACGCGCTGGCGCAGCGGGCACGGGCGGGCGCGCTCGCGCGGCTGGGTATCATGGGGGGCACCTTCGACCCCCCTCACCTGGGGCATCTCGCCTGTGCCGAGGAGGCCCTCGAGGCTGCGAACCTCGATGCGGTGCTGTTCGTGCCCACGGGCCGTCCCGCCTTCAAGCAGGATCGTCTTGTGACCGCCGGCGAGGTGCGGCTGGCCATGGTGGCCGCCGCCGTGGCCGGAAACCGCGCCTTCGCCGTGAGCGCCCTGGAGGTAGAGCGCCCCGGCGTCACCTACGCCGTGGATACGTTGCGCGAGCTGCGCGAGGAGCTGTCGGGGGTGGAGCTCGTCTTCATCGTCGGCGCCGACGCGGCCCTCACGCTGCCCCGATGGCGAAAGAGCGCCGAACTGGCACACCTCGCGGCGTTCGCGGCGGCCACACGGCCCGGTTTTGAACTGGGGGAGCAGGCCTTGCGCGATCTGCGCGAGCACGGATTCGATGTGCGTCCCTTCGCCGTGCCGGGCCTCGACATTTCCTCGAGTGCGCTGCGGCGGCGCGTGTACGCGGGGCGCACCATCCGCTATCTGGTGCCTGAGGCCGTGCGAAAGATCATTGAAGAGGAGTCGTTGTACCGAAGGGAGACCGATGGTGGACGGGTGGCGTAG
- a CDS encoding glutamate-5-semialdehyde dehydrogenase codes for MTLEEEVRELAKFAKAASVKLAQATTEERNGALLAMAAALRAQAPAIVEANGEDMEAARAAGTTEALLDRLMLDESRVFAMADALEEVAALPDPLGVVSLESTLYNGIELRRVSVPLGVVAMVYEARPNVTADAAGVCVKSGNACILRGGSLAARSNEVIADVLAAAAVEAGLPEGSICAVTTTDRAATDVLMGLHGLVDVLIPRGGAGLIRHCVEHARVPVIETGTGNCHVYVHASADPDMARDIIKNAKCRRFGVCNAAETLLVDAAVADAVLPPILTDMKEAGVLVHGDTRVLAIAEAAGLSVAGDAPDVVLACEADWETEYLGPELAVKCVEGLQEAIDHVNRYGTKHSEAIVASDEAAQDAFLAQVDAAAVYANASTAFTDGGQFGLGAEIGISTQKIHARGPFAADALTSYKYVLRGAGQVRA; via the coding sequence ATGACTTTGGAAGAGGAAGTGCGCGAGCTGGCGAAATTCGCAAAAGCGGCGAGCGTGAAGTTGGCTCAGGCGACGACCGAGGAGCGCAACGGGGCGCTGCTCGCCATGGCGGCGGCCCTGCGGGCGCAGGCGCCGGCCATCGTGGAGGCCAACGGCGAGGACATGGAGGCGGCCCGGGCGGCCGGCACCACCGAGGCGCTGCTGGACCGGCTCATGCTGGACGAGTCTCGCGTCTTTGCTATGGCCGACGCTTTGGAGGAGGTGGCGGCGCTGCCCGATCCGCTCGGCGTCGTGTCGCTGGAATCGACCCTCTACAACGGCATCGAGCTTCGGCGCGTGTCGGTGCCCCTCGGCGTGGTGGCCATGGTCTACGAGGCCCGGCCCAACGTGACCGCCGACGCCGCCGGGGTCTGCGTGAAGTCCGGCAACGCGTGCATCCTGCGGGGCGGCAGCCTTGCGGCCCGCTCCAACGAGGTCATCGCCGACGTGCTGGCCGCGGCTGCCGTGGAAGCGGGGCTGCCGGAGGGCTCTATCTGCGCCGTGACCACCACCGACCGGGCGGCCACTGATGTGCTCATGGGATTGCACGGCCTGGTGGACGTGCTCATCCCCCGCGGCGGCGCGGGGCTTATCCGCCATTGCGTGGAGCATGCCCGCGTACCGGTCATCGAGACGGGCACGGGCAATTGCCACGTCTACGTGCATGCCTCTGCCGACCCCGATATGGCCCGCGATATCATCAAGAACGCGAAGTGCCGCCGATTCGGGGTGTGCAACGCCGCCGAGACCCTTCTGGTGGATGCGGCGGTGGCCGATGCGGTGCTGCCGCCCATTCTCACGGACATGAAGGAGGCCGGCGTGCTCGTCCACGGCGATACGCGCGTACTCGCCATCGCCGAGGCGGCCGGGCTTTCCGTGGCCGGCGACGCACCCGACGTCGTGCTCGCCTGCGAGGCCGACTGGGAGACCGAGTATCTGGGGCCCGAGCTGGCGGTGAAGTGCGTGGAAGGGTTGCAAGAGGCCATCGACCACGTGAACCGCTACGGCACGAAGCACTCCGAGGCCATCGTCGCCTCCGACGAGGCGGCCCAGGACGCCTTCCTCGCCCAGGTGGACGCGGCGGCGGTGTACGCCAACGCCTCCACGGCCTTCACCGACGGCGGCCAGTTCGGCCTCGGCGCCGAGATCGGCATCTCCACCCAGAAGATCCACGCCCGCGGGCCCTTTGCCGCCGACGCGCTCACCTCTTACAAGTACGTGTTGCGCGGCGCGGGCCAGGTGAGGGCCTAA
- the proB gene encoding glutamate 5-kinase yields the protein MSDATHRRKRLVVKIGSATLTTSESSIDYGFLNDLADQVARVRAAGWDVVIVTSAAIACGLEALGIAKRPTDMPSLQAAASVGQSALSTAYAEAFGAQDMLTSVVLLTRRDTADRSAYLHARDTLDRLLELSVVPIVNENDTVSVEQIRFGDNDTLAALVACLIDADLMVILSDIDGLYTANPQIDPAATLIPVVDRVGRDILAAAGGAVSGVGSGGMITKIKAARVLMAAGIPMVICQGRRADCIVQAAAGEAVGTLFTAPDRPHEITAKKLWIALGDSVHGTVVVDEGARDALVMRGKSLLSVGIRAVEGDFGLDDIVDVADETGHVFARGRAAAASDLLKLACGRSREEVASNAILAVLADRPVIHRDELVLFE from the coding sequence ATGAGTGACGCGACGCACAGGCGCAAGCGCCTGGTGGTGAAGATCGGCTCGGCCACCCTCACCACCTCCGAGAGTTCCATCGACTACGGGTTTCTGAACGATCTGGCCGATCAGGTGGCGCGGGTTCGCGCGGCCGGATGGGACGTGGTCATCGTCACGTCGGCGGCCATTGCCTGCGGCCTGGAGGCACTGGGCATCGCCAAGCGCCCGACGGACATGCCGAGCCTGCAGGCGGCGGCCTCCGTGGGGCAGAGCGCCCTTTCCACGGCCTATGCCGAGGCCTTCGGGGCGCAGGACATGCTGACGAGCGTGGTGCTGCTCACCCGGCGCGACACGGCGGACCGCTCGGCCTACCTGCACGCGCGGGATACGCTTGACCGGCTTCTGGAGCTGTCCGTGGTGCCCATCGTGAACGAGAACGACACGGTGTCCGTCGAGCAGATCCGCTTCGGCGACAACGATACCTTGGCGGCGCTCGTGGCCTGCCTCATCGACGCCGACCTCATGGTGATCCTCTCGGATATCGACGGGCTGTACACGGCGAACCCGCAGATCGATCCGGCGGCCACGCTCATTCCCGTCGTGGATCGCGTCGGCCGCGACATTCTGGCTGCGGCCGGGGGCGCGGTGTCCGGCGTGGGAAGCGGCGGCATGATCACGAAGATCAAGGCGGCCCGGGTGCTCATGGCCGCAGGCATTCCCATGGTCATCTGCCAGGGGAGGCGCGCGGACTGCATCGTTCAGGCCGCTGCCGGAGAGGCAGTCGGCACGCTGTTCACGGCGCCGGATCGCCCCCACGAGATCACGGCCAAGAAGCTGTGGATCGCGCTCGGGGACTCCGTGCACGGCACCGTCGTCGTGGACGAGGGGGCCCGCGATGCTCTGGTGATGCGCGGCAAGTCGCTCCTTTCCGTGGGCATTCGCGCCGTGGAGGGCGACTTCGGGTTGGATGACATCGTGGACGTGGCCGACGAGACGGGGCACGTGTTCGCGCGGGGCCGTGCCGCGGCGGCGAGCGACCTTCTGAAGCTGGCCTGCGGGCGCAGCCGCGAGGAGGTGGCGAGCAACGCCATCCTGGCCGTGCTGGCCGACCGCCCCGTCATCCATCGCGACGAACTGGTTCTATTCGAATAG
- the obgE gene encoding GTPase ObgE: protein MFIDKVRINVKGGNGGAGCMSFRREAHVPKGGPDGGDGGHGGNVIVVADASVSSLIEYRFKHHFKAERGTHGRGSRMHGATGEDLVLKVPVGTVVREYFEEGGEVGEMIADLTHDGESVTVARGGMGGRGNIHFVTSTRRAPAFAELGEPAEERWIELEMKLMADAALVGMPSAGKSSLIAKMSAARPKIADYPFTTLVPNLGVATSGDLSFVVADIPGLIEGASEGRGLGHEFLRHIERTALIVQVVDLTGDWEGRDPLEDYEIIKNELALYADELAARPRIVVANKIDVPGTEEACEALAARVREDSIAAAGGNEFVESPIDPKLYRISALTGAGVDSLKAAIATKVHALREAAREQAASDMQYDHVWELRREAREKRFDIISEGPGAWRVSGVQVERMVVQTDWENEEAVAFFQHRFKRMGVDTALEKAGARDGDEVRILGFSFAFESPTAGAVDVYQELDI, encoded by the coding sequence ATGTTCATCGATAAGGTTCGCATCAATGTGAAGGGCGGCAACGGCGGCGCCGGGTGCATGTCGTTCCGGCGCGAGGCCCACGTGCCCAAGGGCGGCCCCGACGGCGGCGACGGCGGTCACGGCGGCAACGTCATCGTTGTGGCCGACGCCTCGGTCTCCTCGCTCATCGAGTACCGCTTCAAGCACCACTTCAAGGCCGAGCGCGGTACCCATGGCCGCGGCAGCCGCATGCACGGCGCTACCGGCGAGGATCTCGTGCTGAAGGTGCCCGTGGGCACCGTCGTGCGCGAGTATTTCGAGGAAGGGGGGGAAGTGGGCGAGATGATCGCCGATCTGACCCACGACGGCGAGTCGGTCACCGTGGCGCGCGGCGGCATGGGCGGCCGCGGCAACATCCACTTCGTCACCTCCACGCGTCGCGCCCCGGCCTTCGCCGAGCTGGGCGAGCCGGCCGAGGAGCGCTGGATCGAGCTGGAAATGAAGCTCATGGCCGATGCGGCCTTGGTGGGCATGCCGTCGGCGGGCAAAAGCTCGCTCATCGCGAAGATGAGCGCCGCGCGGCCGAAGATCGCCGACTACCCGTTCACCACGCTCGTTCCCAACCTCGGCGTGGCCACCTCGGGCGACCTCTCCTTCGTCGTGGCCGATATCCCGGGGCTCATCGAAGGGGCCTCCGAGGGCCGCGGGCTGGGACACGAGTTCCTGCGCCATATCGAGCGCACGGCCCTCATCGTGCAGGTCGTCGATTTGACCGGCGACTGGGAGGGCCGCGATCCTTTGGAGGACTACGAGATCATCAAGAACGAGTTGGCCCTGTACGCCGACGAGCTGGCGGCGCGGCCCCGCATCGTCGTGGCCAACAAGATCGACGTGCCCGGCACCGAGGAGGCCTGCGAGGCGCTGGCCGCCCGGGTGCGCGAGGACTCCATTGCCGCGGCCGGGGGCAACGAGTTCGTGGAAAGCCCCATCGATCCGAAGCTCTACCGCATAAGCGCGCTGACGGGCGCCGGCGTGGACTCGCTGAAGGCCGCCATCGCCACCAAGGTGCACGCCCTGCGCGAGGCGGCCCGCGAGCAGGCGGCCTCCGACATGCAGTACGACCACGTGTGGGAGTTGCGCCGCGAGGCCCGCGAGAAGCGCTTCGACATCATCTCCGAGGGCCCCGGCGCCTGGCGCGTTTCCGGCGTGCAGGTGGAGCGCATGGTGGTGCAGACCGACTGGGAGAACGAGGAGGCCGTGGCCTTCTTCCAGCACCGCTTCAAGCGCATGGGGGTCGATACGGCCCTCGAGAAGGCCGGCGCCCGCGACGGGGACGAGGTGCGCATCCTCGGCTTCTCGTTTGCTTTCGAATCTCCCACGGCCGGTGCTGTGGACGTCTACCAGGAGCTGGATATCTGA
- the rpmA gene encoding 50S ribosomal protein L27 has protein sequence MAHKKGLGSTRNGRDSHAQRLGVKKFAGEAVKTGNIIVRQRGTHFHPGENVGRGKDDTLFALCDGTLKFTRGQKRKIHVIPAEQTA, from the coding sequence ATGGCACACAAGAAAGGCTTGGGCTCTACCCGTAACGGTCGCGACTCTCACGCGCAGCGACTGGGCGTGAAGAAGTTCGCCGGCGAGGCTGTGAAGACCGGCAACATCATCGTCCGCCAGCGCGGCACCCACTTCCATCCCGGTGAGAACGTGGGCCGTGGCAAGGACGACACCCTGTTCGCCCTGTGCGATGGCACGCTGAAGTTCACGCGCGGCCAGAAGCGTAAGATTCACGTCATCCCGGCCGAGCAGACCGCCTAA
- the rplU gene encoding 50S ribosomal protein L21 — protein sequence MYAIVKTGGKQYKVAPGDKINIEKLNVEPGDKVELEAICVVDGDKVEADPEKAAKTKVVATVLEQFKGDKALVFKFKKRKNYKKLRGHRQNLTRVKIESVGTAKAE from the coding sequence ATGTACGCAATCGTGAAAACGGGCGGCAAGCAGTACAAAGTCGCCCCCGGAGACAAGATCAACATCGAGAAGCTCAACGTCGAGCCTGGCGACAAGGTGGAACTTGAGGCCATCTGCGTGGTAGACGGCGACAAGGTGGAGGCCGACCCCGAGAAGGCCGCCAAGACCAAGGTCGTGGCCACCGTGCTCGAGCAGTTCAAGGGCGACAAGGCGCTGGTCTTCAAGTTCAAGAAGCGCAAGAACTACAAGAAGCTGCGCGGTCATCGTCAGAACCTGACCCGCGTGAAGATCGAATCCGTCGGTACGGCCAAGGCCGAGTAA
- a CDS encoding YfcC family protein — translation MADTKKKKRASLSSFTILLIILVALAVITVIMAACGVEGIEGATLSGVLTAPVFGFQDAIGVCLFVMILGGFLGIVTETGALDAGIAALVHKLKGNELVLIPILMFIFSIGGTTYGMCEETVPFYLLLAATMVAAGFDSLTGAAVVLLGAGCGVLGSTVNPFAVGVAVDALSGIGIAVNQGIIIALGAILWLTTTIISIIFVMRYAKKVKADKGSTFLSLQEQQDMMNEWGMTDSEAEAADGQEMAPKMTGRQKATLIVFALTFVIMIVSFIPWEDLGFDGFVAGQSYEEVTTTVAGDEVIAAYDEANGTTTEVAAPFEATSVSEEEVTPAWSSFLTGIPLGQWYFDEASTWFLLMALIIGVIGGVSESRFVKAFINGAADMMSVVLIIALARSITVLMASTGLDMWILNNAANALAGMSAIIFAPLSFLLYIVLSFLIPSSSGMATVSMPIMGGLASQLNFSVETMVMIYSAGNGLVNLFTPTSGAIMGGLALAKIEYSTWLKFGAKLFVVLGIVCMVILTAAMLILPGAA, via the coding sequence ATGGCTGATACTAAAAAGAAGAAGCGCGCGAGCCTCTCTTCGTTCACTATTTTGCTGATCATCCTGGTGGCGCTTGCGGTCATTACCGTTATCATGGCCGCCTGCGGCGTCGAGGGCATCGAGGGCGCCACGCTCTCCGGCGTGCTCACCGCGCCGGTCTTCGGCTTCCAGGACGCCATCGGCGTGTGCCTGTTCGTCATGATCCTCGGCGGCTTCCTCGGCATCGTCACCGAGACCGGCGCGCTCGACGCCGGCATCGCCGCGCTGGTGCACAAGCTCAAGGGCAACGAGCTCGTGCTCATCCCCATTTTGATGTTCATCTTCTCCATCGGCGGCACCACCTACGGCATGTGCGAGGAAACGGTGCCCTTCTACCTGCTGCTCGCCGCCACCATGGTGGCCGCCGGCTTCGACAGCCTGACCGGCGCGGCGGTCGTCCTTTTGGGCGCCGGCTGCGGCGTTTTGGGCTCGACTGTGAACCCGTTCGCCGTGGGCGTGGCCGTCGATGCGCTCTCCGGTATCGGCATTGCCGTCAACCAGGGCATCATCATCGCGCTCGGCGCTATTCTCTGGCTCACGACGACGATCATCTCCATCATCTTCGTGATGCGCTACGCCAAGAAGGTGAAGGCCGACAAGGGCTCCACCTTCCTGTCGTTGCAGGAGCAGCAGGATATGATGAACGAGTGGGGCATGACCGACTCCGAGGCCGAGGCTGCTGACGGTCAGGAGATGGCTCCGAAGATGACCGGTCGCCAGAAGGCCACCCTCATCGTGTTCGCGCTCACCTTCGTCATCATGATCGTGTCGTTCATTCCCTGGGAAGACCTGGGCTTCGACGGCTTTGTGGCCGGCCAGTCCTACGAGGAAGTGACGACGACGGTTGCGGGCGATGAGGTCATTGCCGCCTACGACGAGGCCAACGGCACCACCACCGAGGTTGCCGCTCCCTTCGAGGCCACCTCGGTCTCCGAGGAGGAGGTCACTCCGGCTTGGTCGAGCTTCCTCACCGGCATTCCTCTGGGCCAGTGGTACTTCGACGAGGCCTCCACGTGGTTCCTTCTCATGGCGCTCATCATCGGCGTCATCGGCGGCGTGTCCGAGAGCCGCTTCGTGAAGGCGTTCATCAACGGCGCCGCCGACATGATGTCGGTCGTGCTCATCATCGCGCTGGCCCGCTCCATCACCGTGCTCATGGCCTCCACCGGTCTGGACATGTGGATCCTGAACAACGCGGCCAACGCGCTCGCGGGCATGTCGGCGATCATCTTCGCACCGCTGTCCTTCCTGCTCTACATCGTCCTGTCCTTCCTGATCCCGTCCTCCTCCGGCATGGCCACCGTGTCCATGCCCATCATGGGCGGTCTGGCCAGCCAGCTGAACTTCTCGGTCGAGACCATGGTCATGATCTACTCCGCCGGCAACGGCCTTGTGAACCTGTTCACGCCGACCTCCGGCGCCATCATGGGCGGCTTGGCCCTCGCTAAGATCGAGTACTCGACTTGGCTCAAGTTCGGCGCGAAGCTGTTCGTGGTCCTCGGCATCGTCTGCATGGTGATCCTCACCGCTGCGATGCTCATTCTGCCTGGAGCAGCCTAG